A genomic window from Yarrowia lipolytica chromosome 1D, complete sequence includes:
- a CDS encoding uncharacterized protein (Compare to YALI0D04202g, similar to Saccharomyces cerevisiae GPI10 (YGL142C); ancestral locus Anc_2.334, similar to uniprot|P30777 Saccharomyces cerevisiae YGL142c GPI10 required for Glycosyl Phosphatdyl Inositol synthesis): MMQHKEIKHPYQGIKYTVLVVIAAFRVANALTTKTFFQPDEYWQSLEPAHRLAYGYGYLTWEWHEGLRSSLPPLVGAGIYKALQLLGLDDPRIVRIAPKIVMALFASAGDVYTWKLSARLQGPAEAPWALFVSLLSAFNWFFLTRTFSNSAEMVLTAVALNYWSFNGKEVNFKRLSVALFIGAISCVLRPTNAILWAVLGLHLVLTTTAKMRVLWLAVRNVALVFAATYYIDYLYYGEPVFPLLNFLKFNLLQSLAHFYGTSPTLYYFYEALPLLTVGWLPLTLWGLWINRSQVLVKAALAVVVAFSLIRHKEVRFIYPLVPILHMAAAEAITQTPKKLRKWLVWSLALVNILVAGYFSQVHQRGVVDVVEYLSTEPQVTSVGFLMPCHSTPYQSHLHRDIPVWFLTCEPPIGFTAEEQMTYRDQADQFYDDPLQFVQTQFPESVAVSAREARTPLFHPSHLAIFESLEKKSPEVIEHLVELGYKRGKTFFNSHFHDDWRREGDVVVYNL; encoded by the coding sequence ATGATGCAACACAAGGAAATCAAACACCCGTATCAGGGCATCAAGTACAcggtgctggtggtgatTGCGGCGTTTCGAGTGGCCAACGCCCTCACCACAAAGACCTTCTTCCAGCCAGATGAGTACTGGCAGTCGCTGGAACCCGCACACAGACTGGCCTACGGCTACGGCTACCTGACCTGGGAGTGGCATGAGGGTCTGCGGTCGTCGCTGCCACCTCTGGTTGGAGCAGGCATCTACAAGGCACTACAACTGCTAGGTCTTGACGATCCCCGAATCGTGCGTATCGCACCCAAGATTGTCATGGCTCTCTTTGCGTCGGCAGGAGACGTGTACACATGGAAGCTGAGCGCTCGTCTACAAGGACCGGCCGAGGCTCCTTGGGCACTGTTTGTGTCCCTGCTGTCGGCCTTCAACTGGTTCTTTCTGACCCGTACTTTCTCCAACTCGGCAGAGATGGTTCTGACCGCCGTGGCGCTCAATTACTGGAGCTTCAATGGCAAGGAGGTCAATTTCAAACGGCTGTCAGTGGCACTCTTCATTGGAGCCATCAGCTGCGTGCTTCGACCCACAAATGCCATTCTATGGGCTGTGCTGGGTCTCCATCTGGTCTTGACAACCACTGCCAAGATGCGAGTTCTGTGGCTGGCGGTTCGAAACGTGGCGCTAGTTTTTGCCGCCACATACTATATTGACTACCTCTACTACGGCGAGCCTGTTTTCCCGCTGCTCAACTTCCTTAAGTTCAATTTGCTGCAATCCCTGGCTCACTTCTACGGGACCTCCCCCACTCTGTACTACTTTTATGAAGCGCTTCCTTTGCTCACCGTCGGTTGGCTTCCCTTAACCCTGTGGGGCCTGTGGATTAACAGATCGCAGGTTCTCGTCAAGGCGGCCCTTGCCGTTGTCGTTGCCTTCTCGCTCATCAGACACAAAGAGGTCCGCTTCATCTATCCCCTGGTGCCCATTCTGCACATGGCTGCCGCCGAGGCTATCACCCAGACCCCCAAGAAGTTGCGCAAGTGGCTGGTGTGGTCACTGGCACTCGTCAATATCCTTGTTGCGGGCTACTTCTCCCAGGTGCACCAGCGAGGAgtggtggatgtggtggaGTATCTGAGCACAGAGCCCCAGGTAACGTCTGTGGGCTTCCTCATGCCGTGCCACTCCACTCCTTACCAGTCCCATTTGCATCGAGATATCCCTGTGTGGTTTCTCACATGTGAGCCCCCTATTGGTTTCACTGccgaggagcagatgaCGTATCGGGATCAGGCCGACCAGTTCTACGACGACCCGCTGCAGTTTGTTCAGACGCAGTTTCCTGAGTCGGTGGCTGTGTCTGCCCGAGAGGCCCGGACCCCTCTGTTCCACCCCTCTCATCTGGCCATCTTTGAGAGCCTGGAAAAGAAGTCACCTGAGGTGATTGAGCatctggtggagttgggaTATAAGCGAGGAAAGACCTTTTTCAACTCGCATTTCCACGACGACTGGAGACGAGAGGgggatgttgttgtttATAATTTATAG
- a CDS encoding uncharacterized protein (Compare to YALI0D04180g, weakly similar to uniprot|O74959 Schizosaccharomyces pombe Hypothetical short chain dehydrogenase), whose amino-acid sequence MEHIKNFWAAKPQYKEVEYADQRDKTFVVTGGLSGVGMECARLLLKKRARVVIVGRNKDFARDLLSELARDIPEGEAAFVELDLADLESVKKGGQEIARHYPVIHGVVLNAGTMAPPYAKTKQGHEIHWGTNVMGHHLLMKYLEPSVLRAAHDSPPGTVRIVWVAASSSTLIPGLEGSIRFNTNNEDEKKPPHVLYNMSKTGNAYEAYLWSKFHPHSGVSSVSMDPGNLSTNLTRHSGGLVHRFKDYVLYPAKFGAYTELAALLSPTIKDGDHLVPWGVPGTLRHDVDEARRGPKGEEMWIELERDTQAFFQPEEVH is encoded by the coding sequence ATGGAACACATCAAAAACTTTTGGGCTGCCAAACCTCAGTACAAGGAAGTCGAGTACGCTGATCAGAGAGACAAGACGTTTGTGGTCACGGGAGGACTGTCTGGAGTGGGAATGGAATGCGCTCGTCTGCTTCTCAAGAAACGAGCTCGAGTCGTCATTGTTGGACGAAACAAGGACTTTGCCAGGGACTTGCTGTCTGAACTAGCACGGGACATTCCcgaaggagaagctgcgTTTGTGGAACTCGACTTGGCTGACCTGGAGTCTGTCAAAAAGGGCGGCCAGGAAATCGCCAGACACTACCCTGTAATCCACGGAGTCGTGCTCAACGCCGGAACTATGGCTCCTCCCTATGCCAAGACCAAACAGGGCCACGAGATCCACTGGGGTACCAACGTCATGGGCCACCATCTGCTCATGAAGTATTTGGAACCGAGTGTACTGAGAGCGGCACATGACTCACCTCCAGGAACCGTTCGAATTGTCTGGGTCGCTGCCTCTTCATCCACTCTGATTCCAGGACTCGAGGGATCTATCAGattcaacaccaacaatgaAGACGAGAAGAAACCTCCTCATGTACTCTACAACATGAGTAAGACAGGAAATGCGTATGAGGCGTACCTGTGGTCTAAGTTTCATCCACACTCGGGAGTCAGCTCTGTCTCTATGGACCCTGGAAACCtctccaccaacctcaCTCGTCACTCGGGCGGTCTAGTCCATCGATTCAAGGATTACGTGCTCTACCCAGCCAAATTCGGAGCATACACCGAATTGGCAGCTCTACTGAGTCCCACAATCAAAGATGGTGACCACCTGGTGCCGTGGGGAGTTCCAGGAACCCTCAGACACGATGTGGATGAGGCCAGGAGAGGACCGAAGGGAGAGGAAATGTGGATAGAGCTGGAGAGAGACACTCAGGCTTTTTTCCAGCCTGAGGAAGTGCACTAA
- a CDS encoding uncharacterized protein (Compare to YALI0D04158g, weakly similar to uniprot|P12887 Saccharomyces cerevisiae YML021c UNG1 uracil-DNA glycosylase, similar to Saccharomyces cerevisiae UNG1 (YML021C); ancestral locus Anc_5.555) codes for MKITDAFQKAPILATTTKTVANASFDQSAWLNGLKPADKELLDTEITHIHDSWLPHLHKEISKPQFLNLKKFLASREAAGVNIFPPKKDIYSWTSLTPFDKVKVIIIGQDPYHGKNQAHGLAFSVNPPTLPPPSLKNMYKCLKNDYPDFDVPAKSGLLTPWAEQGVLMLNTVLTVEEKKANAHKDKGWEAVTFTALSAAVKHNSGCVILAWGSPAAKIADKMNIDKSKHLVLKAVHPSPLSAHRGFLTCGHFKQANEWLEKRYGPEGIIKWGLEGKTVGSKGTKEATTDTVKEELAKESIKESVETVKEPTEQSSVKPTSAKSTAPPSSQEKLDQLLLSVPDVDDDELDDILPPPKKQKV; via the coding sequence ATGAAAATCACTGACGCGTTTCAAAAGGCGCCCATCCTGGCCACGACTACCAAGACAGTTGCTAACGCTTCATTCGACCAGTCGGCCTGGCTCAATGGCCTCAAACCGGCCGATAAGGAGCTACTGGACACGGAGATCACCCATATTCACGACTCGTGGTTGCCACACCTCCACAAGGAGATCAGCAAGCCGCAATTTCTCAATTTGAAAAAGTTTCTGGCCTCCCGAGAAGCTGCCGGAGTGAACATTTTCCCGCCCAAAAAGGACATTTACTCATGGACCAGTCTTACTCCTTtcgacaaggtcaaggtgaTCATCATAGGACAAGATCCCTATCACGGCAAGAATCAGGCTCATGGGCTGGCCTTCTCCGTCAACCCACCCACTCTGCCGCCGCCGTCCCTCAAAaacatgtacaagtgtcTCAAGAACGACTACCCAGACTTTGACGTGCCTGCCAAGTCGGGTCTATTGACCCCGTGGGCCGAACAGGGTGTTCTAATGCTCAACACGGTGCTCACGGTtgaggaaaagaaggccAATGCGCACAAAGACAAGGGTTGGGAGGCCGTGACCTTTACAGCTCTGTCAGCGGCTGTCAAACACAACTCTGGCTGTGTGATTTTGGCGTGGGGAAGCCCTGCTGCCAAAATCGCAGACAAGATGAACATTGACAAGAGCAAGCACCTGGTGCTCAAGGCCGTCCACCCCTCGCCATTGTCGGCACATCGAGGATTCCTCACGTGTGGACACTTTAAGCAGGCCAACGAGTGGCTTGAGAAGCGGTACGGTCCAGAGGGGATTATCAAGTGGGGTCTTGAGGGTAAGACAGTTGGCAGTAAGGGGACTAAGGAGGCCACCACTGACACGGTCAAGGAAGAGCTTGCTAAAGAGTCTATCAAGGAGTCCGTTGAGACAGTTAAGGAACCTACTGAGCAGTCGTCAGTCAAACCGACATCTGCGAAGTCCACAgcaccaccatcatcacaaGAAAAGCTAGACCAACTCCTGTTGTCTGTGCCTGATGTGGATGATGACGAACTGGACGATATCCTGCCTCCCCCCAAGAAGCAAAAGGTGTAA
- a CDS encoding uncharacterized protein (Compare to YALI0D04224g, no similarity), producing MSNSNSLYLLPNREDSISMEPPNPKNNLVEAESATTLASCQVVSAVAATNFSYCALPAGVPEASLELSELCERQFRKGAVISSIAEQPADDVRARSRMGSSSSYASTFSLPSVSSAGTSPESPCSVGVYGKGVAAGPFASSSTSAAAAAAASIKYTRLTEFGSNQEWIGFIENNVFHQFVSIPRDADWSQLKESVIALLDLASDCLECTGMVLYLDRECTHFQSLLRDFMWVGFTPKTAGVISEKWVMLGMDL from the exons ATGTCCAACTCGAATTCTCTCTATCTCCTCCCCAATCGTGAGGACTCCATATCAATGGAACCCCCTAATCCCAAGAATAATTTAGTTGAGGCCGAGTCGGCTACTACCCTGGCGTCCTGCCAGGTGGTGTCGGCTGTGGCGGCCACCAACTTCTCTTACTGCGCTCTGCCGGCTGGGGTACCAGA GGCATCACTGGAACTTTCCGAACTGTGTGAGAGACAGTTCAGAAAAGGAGCAGTGATCAGTTCCATCGCGGAACAACCGGCGGACGACGTGAGGGCCCGCTCCCGAATGggctcctcgtcttcctaCGCCTCCACTTTTTCTCTGCCGTCCGTGTCGTCCGCAGGCACGTCGCCAGAGAGCCCTTGTAGTGTGGGCGTGTACGGAAAGGGGGTGGCGGCAGGACCATTCGCGTCTTCATCGACTtctgccgccgccgccgccgctgcATCTATCAAATACACCCGACTCACCGAGTTTGGCTCCAACCAGGAATGGATCGGATTCATTGAGAACAATGTCTTCCACCAGTTTGTGTCCATTCCTCGAGACGCCGATTGGAGCCAGCTCAAAGAAAGCGTGATTGCCTTGCTGGACCTGGCATCCGACTGCCTTGAGTGCACAGGCATGGTTCTATATTTGGATCGTGAATGCACACACTTTCAGTCCTTGCTACGAGACTTTATGTGGGTCGGCTTCACCCCGAAGACCGCGGGCGTCATTTCGGAAAAGTGGGTCATGTTGGGCATGGATTTGTAG
- a CDS encoding uncharacterized protein (Compare to YALI0D04246g, similar to Saccharomyces cerevisiae PXA2 (YKL188C); ancestral locus Anc_4.287, similar to uniprot|P34230 Saccharomyces cerevisiae YKL188c PXA2 ABC transporter peroxisomal), translated as MDRLKTSAVGQKVVSYVSARSPVWGATYLRHRSKILWSIYMVLFLSNFAGVGSKRSKKKARKEEKEEERKAEREVLGSANAIPEKKVKSEINREFFLKFKRVIKVMFPNGLRSKEFWLLCLHTMFLIMRSVISLYVANLDGKLVSDLVRGKGRAFLWGIVWWMVVSVPATFTNSILSYLQCILALRYRNNLTQHIVGEYLPESGNPVYYSIHNLDDRIKNADQLIAVDVQRLSHSVSHLYSNLAKPTLDMFLYSWSLSRNLGGEGMLLVGFLIQGSAVVMRALTPPFGRYAATEAALEGEFRFEHTRLIEYAEEVALYNGQEHEKTILDKGYFALIKHKNRILVRRLYHSFMEDFIIKYFWGALGLALCSIPIFFKVPGVDVASAAASGSRTEKFVTNRRMLLSCSDAFGRIMFSYKEIAQLSGYTARVVALMDVMEDIKHGNFDKNQISGKQVDARHEKTLASVTESSLVKTRYSDPSEASGKTIIGSDIIFDRVPVVSPSGDVLVPELSFEVKYGRHLLIVGPNGCGKSSLFRILGGLWPVYAGTLTKPPSSDIFYIPQRPYLSRGTLRQQVIYPSTEAENKTSDKELEEILKIVKIDHIVEAVGGWDAEREWREDLSMGVQQRIAMARLFYHKPKFAILDECTSSVTADMEYVMYTHSQELGISLLSVSHRTSLWKYHDLILQFDGQGGYLFGDLDPEERLKVEEESRQLDAYIRSVPDMEERLAMLKASVAQ; from the coding sequence ATGGACCGTCTCAAAACGTCGGCTGTGGGCCAAAAGGTGGTGTCGTACGTGAGCGCGCGGTCGCCCGTATGGGGCGCGACCTATCTGCGCCACAGATCGAAAATCCTCTGGTCTATCTACATGGTGCTTTTTCTGTCCAATTTTGCTGGAGTGGGCTCCAAGCGCAGCAAGAAAAAGGCcaggaaggaggagaaggaggaggagcgcAAGGCCGAGCGCGAGGTGCTGGGCTCGGCCAACGCCATTCCGGAAAAGAAGGTCAAGAGCGAAATCAACAGAGAGTTCTTTCTCAAGTTCAAACGGGTCATCAAGGTCATGTTTCCGAACGGCCTGCGATCCAAGGAGTTCTGGCTGCTGTGTCTGCACACCATGTTTCTCATCATGCGGTCCGTCATCTCTCTGTACGTGGCCAATCTGGATGGTAAACTGGTTTCCGATCTGGTCAGAGGTAAAGGCCGGGCCTTTCTGTGGGGAATTGTCTGGTGGAtggttgtgtctgtgcCCGCCACCTTCACCAACTCCATTCTCTCCTACCTCCAGTGCATTTTGGCGCTGAGATACAGAAACAACCTGACCCAGCACATTGTGGGCGAGTATCTGCCCGAAAGCGGTAACCCCGTCTACTACTCGATCCATAATCTCGACGACCGAATCAAAAACGCTGACCAGCTCATCGCCGTTGATGTTCAACGGCTCTCACACTCCGTTTCCCATCTCTACTCGAACCTCGCAAAGCCCACGCTCGACATGTTCCTCTACTCGTGGTCGCTGTCTCGAAAccttggaggagaaggcaTGCTTTTGGTAGGTTTCCTGATCCAGGGCTCCGCCGTCGTCATGCGAGCGCTCACACCTCCCTTTGGCCGATACGCCGCCACCGAGGCAGCCCTGGAAGGAGAGTTCCGATTCGAACACACTCGTCTGATTGAGTACGCTGAAGAGGTTGCACTTTACAACGGCCAGGAGCACGAGAAGACAATTCTCGACAAGGGATACTTTGCGCTGATTAAACACAAGAACCGAATTCTCGTCCGACGACTGTACCATTCGTTCATGGAGGATTTTATCATCAAGTACTTCTGGGGAGCTCTGGGTCTGGCTCTCTGTTCCATCcccatcttcttcaaggtACCTGGCGTGGACGTTGCTTCTGCCGCAGCCTCTGGCTCCCGAACGGAAAAGTTTGTCACCAACAGACGAATGCTTCTGTCGTGTTCCGACGCCTTTGGCCGAATCATGTTTTCGTATAAGGAGATTGCGCAGCTGTCCGGCTACACTGCCCGAGTGGTGGCGTTAATGGACGTAATGGAGGATATCAAGCATGGCAACTTTGACAAGAACCAGATTTCCGGCAAGCAGGTGGACGCCCGGCACGAAAAGACACTGGCTTCTGTCACTGAGTCGTCGCTCGTCAAGACCCGATACTCCGACCCCTCTGAGGCTTCTGGAAAGACCATCATTGGCTCGGACATCATCTTTGACCGTGTCCCTGTGGTTTCTCCCTCTGGCGACGTGCTTGTTCCGGAGTTGTCGTTTGAGGTCAAATATGGGCGCCATCTACTCATCGTGGGACCCAACGGATGCGGAAAGTCGTCTCTGTTCCGAATTCTCGGAGGACTGTGGCCCGTCTACGCTGGTACGCTCACTAAACCTCCCTCATCAGATATCTTTTACATTCCCCAAAGACCTTATCTCTCTCGAGGTACTCTTCGACAGCAGGTCATCTACCCCTCTaccgaggccgagaacaAGACTTCCGACAAAGAGCTGGAAGAAATTCtcaagattgtcaagaTTGATCACATTGTGGAGGCTGTTGGAGGCTGGGATGCCGAGCGAGAGTGGCGAGAAGACCTGTCCATGGGCGTACAGCAGCGAATCGCTATGGCGCGTCTCTTCTACCACAAGCCGAAGTTTGCCATTCTCGACGAGTGTACTTCTTCGGTGACCGCCGATATGGAGTATGTCATGTACACGCATTCTCAGGAGCTGGGCATTTCTctgctgtctgtgtcgcATCGAACTTCGTTGTGGAAGTATCACGATCTTATTCTCCAGTTTGATGGCCAGGGTGGTTATCTCTTTGGCGACCTGGACCCCGAAGAGCGACTcaaggttgaggaggagagccGACAGCTGGATGCTTACATTCGAAGCGTTCCTGATATGGAAGAACGTCTAGCAATGCTCAAGGCGTCTGTTGCTCAGTAG